The nucleotide sequence GGCGCGCCTTTGGTCCATGCGGCCTGCGCCGTGGCGAGGTCGGACACGCCTGCGCCGGGCCAATAGACGCCTGCCCTTAAAAGAGGGGTCGCGGCTTGGGGCCTGTCGGAGCCGTCCAGCATTGCGCCTGCGTAGCTGAGGAAATTGGCGGCATTCGCCGGGCCACCCTCGACCATATGAGCCCAAAGAGCGTCGTAGTCCTCGGCGCTGACGGTGGACAGGCCGCGCAGCTCGGCGTCTGGTTTGTCGTCGCCGGGCAGGGCTGCAAAAGGGACGCCTGCGTCATGCAGGTGGGCCGCATATTGTTCCAGCCCGTATTTCCAGTAGCCGGACCCGCCGAGGCAGCGCGCGATGACGAGTTTGGATTTGGTGGCGCAGGCCTCGATATGCAGATCGACCGACATCGGGTGCTGCAAATGGGTCAGGTTGGCTAGGCGCAGGGTGGGCGGGTTGACCATCTCGCCCCGGGCCTCTGACAGCGCAGCAAGCTCCGTATCGGCGGCGGAGATGAACACCACATCAGCAGGCGTCTGGCCCAGATCAACAGGCTCGGTGCCGTCGTCGATGCTTCCGGGAGTGGCGGCGAGGAGGTGCATTTTTGAGGCCTCAGGATGTGAGTATTTTTGCCAAAACGAAGCTAAAGGTGCTTTTCCATGAAGAGGCTGGTTTGGTTGGGCTCGTAGTCACCGAAGAGCGCGCATTCGGTGTAGCCGTGGCGGGCATAGAGCTTGACGGCGGCGGCGAGTTTGTGGGCGGTTTCGAGTTTCAGGGTCTTGATGCCCTCGGCCTTGGCGGTCTGGTCGAGCGCTTCCATAAGCCTGTCCGCAATGCCTTGCCCCCGACGGTCTGGGTCGACGAACATGGATTTGACCTCGGCGTAGCTGGTTTTGATGGCCAGTGCGGCGGTGCCGGTGATGGTGTCGCCGTCCCTCGCGACGAGGAAGCGGATGTTGGACGCGCAGAGCTCGTCGATGTCGAGGAAGTAGTTCTCCTCCGGCTCGAACAGATCCTGCATCAGCGCGTGGCTTTGTTTCAGCAGCGCGGTTGCTTGGGGGTCTTTGGGGTCTCCGGCCTCGACGATCATGCTTTGAGCGCGGCGTCTATGGCGGCGTGGTCAAGACCTGCTTGGCCGATCACCACCAGCCGGGTTTGGCGGGATTCATCTGCTGCAAATGGCCGGTCGAAATATGTGTCGATGCGCGGGCCCACGGCCTGCAGGGTCAGGCGCATGGGTTTGCCCGCCACGGCGGCGAAGCCTTTGAGGCGCAGGATGTCATGTTGACGAATGACATCTGCGACCTGCTCGGCAAAGGCCTTGGGGTCGGCAATTTCAGGGCGGGTGACCACAAAGCTTTCGAACTCGTCATGGTCGTGCTCGTGGTGATGATGGTCGTCATCATGGTGATCATCGTCGTGGTCATGGTGGTGGTGATGCACCTCGTGGCGGGCGTCGAGGTCGTTTTCCGAGCCCACGCCTTGGCCCAGCAGCACATCGACCGGCAGCTTGCCCATAGAGGTTTTGACCACCTGCACAGAGTCGCGGCTCTCAGATTTCAGATTGGCCACCAGGGCGGCGCTTTCGTCCTCTGACAGCAGGTCGGATTTGTTGACCACGATCATATCCGCGCAGGCGACCTGATCCTCGAACAGCTCCGACAGGGGCGTTTCGTGGTCGAGGTTTTCGTCCAGCTTGCGCTGCGCGTCCACGGCGGCGACGTTATGGGCGAAGCGGCCCTCGGTCACGGCTTTGCCGTCGACCACGGTGACGACGCCGTCCACGGTGACTTGGGTCGAAATCTCGGGCCAGTTGAAGGCGCGCACCAGCGGTTGCGGCAGGGCTAGACCAGACGTCTCGATCACGATGTGGTCGGGCTTGTTCTCGCGGGCCAACAGCTTTTCCATCGTGGGCACAAAGTCGTCGGCCACGGTGCAGCAGATGCAGCCGTTGGACAGCTCCATCACGTCGTCCTCGGTGCAAGTCTCGTCGCCGCAGCCTTTGAGGATGTCGCCGTCAACGCCCAAATCACCAAACTCGTTGATAATCAGCGCGATGCGCTTGCCATTGGCGTTTTGCAGCATGTGGCGGATCAGGGTGGTTTTGCCGGCCCCAAGGAAGCCGGTGACGACGGTGGCGGGGATTTTTGCGGGCATTTATGCCTCCTCTGAGCGGGTCCAGATCAGGGCGGCGAACAGCCCCAGCAGAACCCATGAGATCATGGCGACGCCCATCACGCGGGCGACAAATTCGGATGCAAGTTCAGACGGCGCGACGCCAAAGTAAGTGTCGAGATGCGGCGCGCCCATCAGATGCGGGACCAGCAGGAAGATTGGCGCGGTGATCCAAACGCGCGACCGTCCGTCAAACGCGATCTGGGTCAGGCCGATCAGGGTCAACACAACGCAAGAGAGATACCAAACCTGGCGCGGAACAACTTCCGCCCCGATGGCGCCGGGCAGTTCCGGCGGCATCCCGATGGCGGGCGCGATGACAACGGCAATGGCACCGCACAGGCCCCAGACCATTCCCCGCTTGGCGGTGATCTCATGTCCCGCGCGGGTGGCGAGTGCGAAGCCCGCAACCATGAAAAACGCGTAAGCCGTGAAGGTCACAGCCGAGAACCCGATGGTGTAGATGTGGCGCAGCGGCTCTTCCCAGACGGAAGGTGCGCCGCGATCAGATTGCGTGGAGCCATCGGTTGCGAAATGCACCCGTTGGCCGGATTCAAAAAGTTCGGCCTCCATGATCAACGGGACCACGAGCCATAATTGAAGAAGCGCGGCAAGCACGCCTGC is from uncultured Litoreibacter sp. and encodes:
- the cobW gene encoding cobalamin biosynthesis protein CobW; its protein translation is MPAKIPATVVTGFLGAGKTTLIRHMLQNANGKRIALIINEFGDLGVDGDILKGCGDETCTEDDVMELSNGCICCTVADDFVPTMEKLLARENKPDHIVIETSGLALPQPLVRAFNWPEISTQVTVDGVVTVVDGKAVTEGRFAHNVAAVDAQRKLDENLDHETPLSELFEDQVACADMIVVNKSDLLSEDESAALVANLKSESRDSVQVVKTSMGKLPVDVLLGQGVGSENDLDARHEVHHHHHDHDDDHHDDDHHHHEHDHDEFESFVVTRPEIADPKAFAEQVADVIRQHDILRLKGFAAVAGKPMRLTLQAVGPRIDTYFDRPFAADESRQTRLVVIGQAGLDHAAIDAALKA
- a CDS encoding GNAT family N-acetyltransferase translates to MIVEAGDPKDPQATALLKQSHALMQDLFEPEENYFLDIDELCASNIRFLVARDGDTITGTAALAIKTSYAEVKSMFVDPDRRGQGIADRLMEALDQTAKAEGIKTLKLETAHKLAAAVKLYARHGYTECALFGDYEPNQTSLFMEKHL
- a CDS encoding CbtA family protein, producing MLRQILTSAVFAGVGAGVLAALLQLWLVVPLIMEAELFESGQRVHFATDGSTQSDRGAPSVWEEPLRHIYTIGFSAVTFTAYAFFMVAGFALATRAGHEITAKRGMVWGLCGAIAVVIAPAIGMPPELPGAIGAEVVPRQVWYLSCVVLTLIGLTQIAFDGRSRVWITAPIFLLVPHLMGAPHLDTYFGVAPSELASEFVARVMGVAMISWVLLGLFAALIWTRSEEA